The genomic interval atcgtaatttacaactagtcgtaaatcgttgatgaaacggctcccagttgaaaaacaaaaaaaatccagcGGTACAATGACGACCAGTGCGGTTATTAATGATAACAAGATTCGATATATTGAACATAGTGAGAATTCTAAAGATGCTCACGGGTCGTGTGCCAACCTTAAATCAGgcgaatattctaaatattcgAATACACGATTAAGTTTATATAACGCAAATTCAATACCAGTCTGTGTAATTGACAGGGACATCGAATCGGATTCAACAAATAATCCAAACAAAGGGgtttctattgaaatccctgtaacAAAAAGACATACATCATCTTTTTCAGCAAAGGTAAGTAATCCCAATGTATATGCGTCTAATACAATCTGCAAAGAAAACATGGATGGAAATGCACACCAACATGCCAGTTCTGGTTCCAATGAGAAACGTATTGGTACAGTAAACAATATCGTTGTTCAACAATATTCAATTTTTCCTGGCGGTAATGAAGTGGGGACACAGACTAGTTATATAGATGTGTTTGAGTATGACGGGACGGTGAATAAAAATGTGATGATTGATTATCCTGTCGTTGGTGCTGTTTGTGTAATGAATCCAACGAACAAACTCGCCGGTCGGCGAAACATTGAAATGAGGGCGGCCAAACGAATAGCTGTGCTTATAGGTTCCTTTGCCGTTTTATGGTTACCTTTGCCCATGGCGACAATGCTTTTGTCAAACACGGCTTTAATGTCAGAAAACGATATGATAGTGTTAGCACTCACGGGAGCTGTAAGCTCATTGACTGTTGCTGTGAATCCAGTGCTGAATTTATTACTGAACAAACAGCTGCGGTCGTCGACGATCACTATGTTGAAAAGAATGGTCAATAAACTACAGAGAAAACTGTAGAGAAACTGTATTTTGACGTCagaaaattgtattgtattgtttgtatgtttggtgttgttgtttttgttttgtatcacAAAATGGATCAAGTCATATTAAGGATATTCGAATATCAATATAAAtgagtaaaattatatttattttttaattttcgttCAAATCTTACAGCGTTAGTTCACAAAAAAATTCAATTTACTCTTAAATCATATactataaaaaatacttttatttcaatgaaaacCATTTCATTTGTAAGAACTTCACTTAACTATGTTTAAAAAGGAAATAGCTATTTACGAATGGAATGAATAGTGGAATAAATAGTTAACTGTACGCCATTATCATCGTCGGATCACCATTTTcttaaatatgcttttttattgACCGTGAGATATAAGGCTAGCAAAACTTCGTATCATAAATAATGTATTAGACTTCTTGTTCATTGCCCGGCCCCATTCTGCAAATATCTCGCTCGTTTCCTGTCCCCATTCTGCACATATCTCGTTCGTTTTCCGTCCCCATTCTGCAGACATCCCGTTCGTTGCCCGTCCCCATTCTGCAGATATCTCGTTCGTTTCCTTTCCCAATTCTGCACACATCTCGTTCGTTTCCTGTCCTCATTCTGCACATATCTCGCCCGTTTCCCGTCCCCATTCTGCACACACCTCGTTCGTTGCCCGTCCCACTTCTCCACACATCTCGTTCGTTTCCCGTCTCCACTCTACACACATCTCGTTGGTTTCCCTTCCATATTCTGCACGCATCTCGTTCGTTTCCCGTCCATATTGTTTACACATCGCGTTCGTTTCCCTTCCCCATTCTGCGCGGACATTCAGCAAATGAGATGACTCGTGCCCAGGTCAGTTTGAATTCAGACGGTGCTTGCTTTGCAATATTTATAGGTATCTGGTCACATTCCATTTTTACTGTGATCCGTTTGAAGAGTAAACTAGAGGagtaataattatatttacttataaaaaatgataaaagCAAAATGCCTAGACAGTTCCCTCTCTGTTCATAATGTAGAAACAACGGGATCGATATCGTGGAATCCGACGATGCGTTTATATTATATTTCGACCGATTTCATGgtgtttttgtattgtattttggtGGTTAAGgtgatcatttaaaaaaatgttgtggttttaaaagaaaatgtgtacCTCCTACCTCATATCTTTATGTGCTTGGTGTTAATAAACCTGAACTTGAATGGATGTCTGTA from Dreissena polymorpha isolate Duluth1 chromosome 1, UMN_Dpol_1.0, whole genome shotgun sequence carries:
- the LOC127865139 gene encoding uncharacterized protein LOC127865139 yields the protein MSPLEPRYFREGIITLPIGIVCIVNVILFYVLMIRALRGHATKMARKKNVFNNTVTPQLSGSNEKRIGTVNNIVVQQYSIFPGGNEVGTQTSYIDVFEYDGTVNKNVMIDYPVVGAVCVMNPTNKLAGRRNIEMRAAKRIAVLIGSFAVLWLPLPMATMLLSNTALMSENDMIVLALTGAVSSLTVAVNPVLNLLLNKQLRSSLFDLLSLTSLGNRLVQPYKI